The Humulus lupulus chromosome 3, drHumLupu1.1, whole genome shotgun sequence genome window below encodes:
- the LOC133825067 gene encoding uncharacterized protein LOC133825067 — MLGWEQLWKDLLELAVSIADPWMVIGDFNEIFFHHERIGKKVTAKLSSSFQDCLSFCHLEDLKFSGCFYTWNNKQKAEEKIYSKIDRALVNSQWTNYFPNSEAVFLPEGLFDHSPVLVHFYLECAMEKKPFRYFQMWKEAPSYAVKIQTSWTILVVRTAMFQVVSKLKRLKHVLSGINREGFSDIQQTEFKAKILLRELQEEMDKDLLNALLFKNKWVEKISSIFIKLT, encoded by the coding sequence TGTATCTATAGCTGATCCTTGGATGGTGATAGGGGATTTTAATGAGATTTTTTTCCATCATGAGAGAATAGGTAAAAAGGTTACTGCTAAACTCTCTAGTAGCTTTCAAGATTGCCTATCATTCTGTCACTTGGAGGATTTAAAGTTTTCAGGCTGCTTCTATACTTGGAACAATAAACAAAAGGCAGAGGAGAAGATTTATTCAAAGATTGATCGTGCTTTGGTTAATTCACAATGGACAAATTATTTTCCAAACTCAGAAGCTGTTTTTCTTCCGGAAGGACTCTTTGATCATAGTCCAGTTCTTGTTCACTTCTATTTGGAGTGTGCAATGGAGAAGAAACCATTTAGATACTTTCAGATGTGGAAAGAAGCTCCCTCTTATGCAGTCAAGATTCAAACTAGTTGGACTATACTAGTTGTTCGAACTGCAATGTTTCAAGTGGTTTCTAAATTGAAAAGATTGAAACATGTATTATCGGGTATTAATAGAGAAGGTTTTTCTGATATTCAGCAGACAGAATTTAAGGCAAAAATTTTATTGAGGGAGCTTCAGGAAGAAATGGATAAGGATCTGCTTAATGCCTTATTATTCAAGAACAAGTGGGTAGAGAAAATTTCCTCCATTTTCATAAAGCTTACATGA